Sequence from the Prosthecobacter debontii genome:
GCTTATAATTATATAATTCATAGACTTCAAAAAGAAGGATCTCATTATGCTAAAATAAATATATCTGATTTTTTTAATGATTTAGAATTAGGAAAAAATTATGAAGAGTTAGTTAACTATTTAGATTCCTTAAGAAAAATTAGTGTTGTTTCTAGAGATTCTAAAGGTAAATTATGGGGAGCTTTTAATTTATTATCTTATTTTAAAAAGTTAGATAATGGAACTTTTTA
This genomic interval carries:
- a CDS encoding RepB family plasmid replication initiator protein, with amino-acid sequence MKNIKDLILFKPNELIEIEGGYITNTNRLAYNYIIHRLQKEGSHYAKINISDFFNDLELGKNYEELVNYLDSLRKISVVSRDSKGKLWGAFNLLSYFKKLDNGTF